TTTTGAAAaaaccacacatacacacacgacAACTGTTGTAATTGTGTTCCATCAACAATGTAAAGATGCTACCAGCACCTTTGATATTCTCACGGCATGGCATGGTAAAGACATGGATGCTGCTGTTGATAAAGTCACGATTCGTagaattctcggtacctgcaatagcttttacctcatgctagagggtcatgcgcgcctatagtaatgcatgtgaagtgcgTGGAGTGGAAGTCAtagtgtcgaccaagaaattgaatgttcattatttttatgatgctcATAGGgaataatattctatttcagatacCGAGAAATTAGAGTAATTCAAAgcaaaattgctacattttgacAACCTATGATGTATGTCAATGAAGAAGCCTCTATTAAGACTTGCCTGATGAACTTGCTCAGTGTCAATTTCATTTCTACACCATGTCACcgctagtctatcagctagccctcggatgttcttccgataaaatatgacacacagccgaacaacgctatcgaggatggaacatccgaggtctagcgaatgtcatcaggatataaataactgccaatcagagaaccgtattagcgacaagcacaaacagaggacaatagctaaattttcatgcatattcatcttaaggaggggcttgtataaataaccaccaatgcgttaactgaaatgtgtgaatgacaacgtctacacactcatcaaactcgcaattaccataaaccgataagccatagtaatgacgtaaatgtgtttgtcaacacttgcatgcagagattccccgaggtcataggttattgaatatattaaagtatatatatgcatagatggcccaacccaccgctcaatgtaatctcaatggaatgtccggtctggaaatgacattcgctagactgttcgggcaagccctcacatgcgaacttcgttcgcttatagttatagcatcgaaagaaagcctgaacgtctagcagcaagactatgtcACCGCTTGCTGTTGAGACTACAATGTATGATGTCAACAGTTAATCCTCCTACTCATTGGTTTAGTTTTCATGTGATAGTGACATTGTTCATTTGTCACAAACAGAGGACTAATAATGAATTGTAGTATTGGTGGTCAAATCTTGACAAAGAAATCTGCTCGTAGGCATTTTGTGATGAGCAACTTCAaggatatttctattttttcttcGTAAATAGAAAACTTTGAGTAGCTTAGACTTGCTTTcatcagttacatgtatgtcttactaataattacatgtactttaccaAACAAAACTGGAAAGATAAGATACATCTATCATAACTACTCTCTGCACGTGGGTACAACATACATACTCTCTAATGAAAGACTACAGATTTTATACATTATTGGTATGAAATTATGTATTCTCTGGTCAATTATAAGTGGTGACTCTCAAGAAAACAAAGTTGGTACCACAGCAATGTTTTTTGTCTTTCATTGAAGAGTAAACACTGCACTGACTGAACTCTTTGCTACTGCCAAGTGTAACAAGCTCCTACTAGTAATTGTGGGAGTGACCAGAAGTCCTCAAAAATGCATTTGGGCTGATAGCCATACATATACAGCCTCTTTGTCTATTGAAGCTCATTAATGCCCTTTGGGAAGGTGTCAAGATCTGAAAAGTTATGAATATACGAATTCTATCAAATTGTTTAGAGATGCTATGATTCCATGATTAATGTCTAACAACACGGTACTTTATCACTAGTAGACCTTTGAATCCAAGACATAATGATAAAATGGGGATAAAGATTCCTATGTGCATATCTGTTTAAAACGAAAGTGTGACTGGAACTGCATTATCTAATACCAAAACTTCTCAAACATTCAATTTATATTTGTTAATGCTTTGTGTACAATCAGATCATAACAGTATTCCAGGGCTAAGCTGGACCtttcaaaatgaaaggaaaagtccagtcataCTCTATCACCCCTAGTGATTTACTAAATCACTTGTAGAAttctgggggtgggggtgggggggaaATAGAAGGGTCGTTATACCggatacatgtattgtatttctAGTATACCTGATGGCCCACCACCGCATATGTTAACGGCGAGGTGAGCTTGAGGCACGTATTGCTTACAGAGGACATTGTGTATACATTCAGTACATAACCTTAGGACATTTCAAAGTCAGTGAACAAAAAACATTCATTCAACATGAACAAATAATGAACATCCTTGGATTACACAGCATTTTTGAGGACATTCTTAAAAAATTAACAAAGTTGTGTTTCCATGGACACTTTGATGCGACTGCAAACAtgtctatacattgtacttcacAAAGAAAGCCTGTGGTTGTGTATATTGTGGTAGAGTAATTCACTTAAATGGTAGATAACTTTTATACTTACTCCTTTTCAAATTGTACTCTCCTAAATAAATGCTTTTCAAGACAACTTATCTGAACCATACATGTTGTATGAGGGTGTCTGCATACTTCAGTTTCTCTTACTGTACACCCAACTGAAACAAAAATGAGGCACTTTGCAGTTCTCTACTCTATTTATGCAAAGATGAAAGCATTCATACATCAGTTTCATCATGTCAGCATTATTTTATTCACATATTTGACTGATGTTTGAAGAATGTTCAGTGTGTACTACAAAAAATGTACCCTCTTACATGTAAAGATGGTATaacactatacatacatgtacaaaggggAATTCAAATTGTCTATGCTTCACCTACAAATAGAATTTATCAGGCATGCAAATTGGCCTCCTGGGGGCATCTAATGGAAATGGCTCCTTCATTAACGATCtacaataatacatattttatttgaaaatgaaagaaatgtgCAAGACTTCCTTTGCAGATTTCCTGTACTTCTATGGAGATGATTGCAGATTAGACAAATGAAACAACCTTTATAGAGTGAACCATGAAATACCTCATTCAGGTGAAAAAGAATCGACCATATGGTAACTTTCTATATAACAGTGATGTGCATGGAAGTATGTTCACATGTAAAAGACAATCTCTCACAGTTCGTATGTATTCACCATCATGAAATAGACTACAGAAACCCAGCAACAATATGTACACTTGTTGGCTAGCATGATGCGATCTGGTGACCTTGGTAAAGTAAAGGCCTGGGGGTCGCTGTTGAATGCAGTATTACAGTTTGATACAGTGACTGGGTACACACATACACCGCCATATGTACAACAACACCTCTACATCATTGTGAAAGCTGTTCGAAGATCAGCATTTTCTATATACTATATGCATCATGGCTTTGCTGTGGAAACCAGCCGATTCCAGAAGTAAACTTCAAGTAATCTTACTGAAACAGTTCTAGTAAAGACCATGGAAACAAGTTTATAATTGTACAAATAATCCACTCAAGATCTTCAATTCTGAacatgatatattgatatgcaTCACGGTCTAGTGTTTTAAACTTAAGATCAGAAATTATGGCTTTTAATCTGGTCATCAGCTTTCTACACAACAGAGCTTGAATTAACgtctacatgtacactttaatagcCAAGCCAACTGTTTCAGCTACATTTTTCTAGTGCTTTCCATTTGTCCAACAGACTAACACCACATAATCTACATGTAGatacatatttcattgtctGCGTGACCTTGACTACTGCTAGTTTTGACCCCTGAACTATCTTATCACCATTATCACTTGGTATCTATATCTGGTTATGATACAACAGAAAGGGGTTGTAGATCTTTTACTAAAGTAACTACTCTTTTTTTCATGGTTGTATCTGCTGATATATTATGGGATGGAAAATCATTACTTAATAATGTTATCTCATCTCCTATGTACAGAGGGTGTCCAAAGGactgaacaaaattaaaaaatcgtGTTATCAAATTCTTTGAAAGCTAGCCAGTTATATGGTGAAATGCCAACATGATGTCAACGTCTTCCTGGGTTTACACAACTGGAGAGTCAAGCTCAACATCATTAAAATCGTATCATTTTGACAAGTCTACAAAGATTTCTATCAATAAATTAGATCTCTTGTGTACATCTTGTCAAATTTGGTGGTAAAACTTTGAGTTAATAACTGGCTCTGTACTCAAGATTTGGATCAAAGCTCAGGCTGCTTACAGCCATTTAATTATTCCAAAATGTGAATGGGTATGGTAGCTGGAGAATTTGAACTTGCACTACATTAAAAGTCACAAGAGTGCTTTGTGTTATATCAGAAAGAAACCGATTTTAAACTTTCTTCTGTAACTATTGAATTTATCATTCTAatgaggatcgtcgaccaagacatcgaaagctcaatgctaaacaatctttgaactgcttgtgtgttataacctttatAAGTAATTTCTTCTgtataatcatagacagtggaggggctcccctccactgtctatggtataatCAAGGATAAGACAAACCCTAGGTCCGTTCAGCTGAGACACATGCACTCTCGTTCATAAACTTAGGCATGGCATTCTGAAAATACTAGTCTTGCTTATTACAAGTGGATGGTAGATGATATTTTTCACTAGCACTGAAATCTGGACTAATTCTGTTGAATGTAAGTTCTGACACCTTATAAGTCCCCTTTATTGAGATCATTCAGTATGTAATTGTTCACAAGCCTTGTAAACTTCCATCAGTGACTACATCTTTTCATTGACCGTGTAGTAATCATACTGACAGACACGGACAAAAAATCCATGGGAAGGTGAATACAAGAAATGTAAATTATGTGATAGTGGTAGTTACCAAGGTGAAACCCCAGCCTAGACCTGAAGAACCTGGATTTACATTATGTCTAGAAGTCCATgacttattaatattaattatatgtgTAACATTTTGGTATGGAACTGGTGCAGCTGTCATCCACTCCATCTTACTTCTGATGCTACTAcagatatttacaaaaaaaaaaccttcatGGTGAAGACAAACTCCAAGTTCACATCATGAACTAATAATTTAATCCATTATTTTCAACCTGTGAACATTTCTACTGCTTGTTCAAATTATGCAGTGACATATGCATCACCACAGTACTATCAGACAACTTAATACTGTAACAgtctaagtacatgtaatgtcatgaCACTGTTTTTTGCAAAGGTTTGAGAATCCTGGTAACAGGAAGagggaaatatggtaaaaaCTGGATTGGTTTCCGATATGTTTTGCCATAATTTTGTTGGGGAACTTAGGTAGATTTGAACTACTTACCACCGTTATCAAAAACACTGTCATGAACATCAAACATGCAACACACATGCtgaacatatatacaatgtactgtgcATACATCATTCATCTATACATTCTTACTGTAAGGTAGTCTCAATttggtgtacaatgtatattatatagtgtatatacatgtacagtaacaatgGTCTCTTTCAAATGGATGTAATTGTGTTTATGATTGCACAATTGATTTGTGCACCGAAAAATGTAGGAATTTTATACATGAAAGACCGAGTTGGGGTGGGTGTTCATCAATTCAAATCCACAAGAACTGATAGTACCAAGTATTTGGCTTTGCTGAAGTGTTGAAATACTTGATAAGTTCATCTTTGTTGGTAATTAAACAGTAGTGAATTTTCTTTACATGTTCAAAATCATTTCTTTTATCAAGCATGCTCAAGAAATTATTTATCTCCTcttccctccccctcccccccccccctccccatattCCTTCCCAAGCCTTAAATTCTAGGGTAGTGTGGTTTTGGAAACAATGGAATTAAATTACAGTACTTACATGTAACTATTCTTTTGTTATGTTAATTTCTTGTAACTTTGCCTTTAGTAATGTATGTCTATACTGGGTCTTGACAGTTTATCAAAGGTCTGCCTATAAACTATCTGTGAGGTTTAGGCCTACATATTCTCAATGGttcatttaaaataatttgGTTACATAATTGAGTGATTGTGGTTTAGAAAAGAGATGCTCACCATATCAATTGTATCTGGTCGTATGCGAGATACTCTGCTATTTTTAATGAATAGTGTGGGTGGATCGTTTTGATCTTTATCATGTGCTGTGGTATCGAATACTaaaatagatataaatatatgactAGGTTTCTTGTGTTGAAAAAAGAACTTCTGGAGAAATGAATATCAAGAttgacaacaacatcaacagcTGCATATAAGTTTTAAGAAAGTGGTTTGCATTTGAAGCGGAAACTTGCTATTTATCAGATCTCACCTGAGGAGTACAACACATTGTCTAAATGTAGAATGGTAAAATCTGAATGTGTGTGATCTGAAACGGCTGCATGTCATAGTAATTGGCACGACAGTAATTGTGATAACATCATCTTGAAATCATTCTCACAAATTGGGCAAAAAACAGCACCAGAACACCTCTGTGTACATGGTTTATAATATCTgtatatctacatttgtacctattatttgtggagtcatgatgggtgaatggctagcgtgaccggcttggaatctacaggttgcaggttcgagccccgtcgctgcctgctgtttgtttctgagtggctacagtccttgggcaagatttgaactatgactgtgcctcagtcaacccagctgtataactggggacctggttggatgtaggttgcaatgtgaaggctttaatcctatgcgcttaaatggcagcaatggattgtatgctggGGAGTttaggaagactaaagggccgttgttccgttctgatccgagccaggggtaataattgtaaagcgctttgagcacggagtgggaaagcgctatataagaaaccaacattattattattattattatacatatgtgCAACTGCTTCCTGAACATCCACGGTTGACAGTTTCACCAGTAGTATGATACAGTTTTCCAAAGTATAACTATCTTCCGAAGTATAACTACCGGTACCAAGTTAATTTTACTAAATCTAAATCCAAAGCACAACACTTCACACAATTTGGAAAAGTTTATGTGCATATACCTCATGTTTGCTAAGATATGGAACTTTCGTTGCTCTGAAACTAGACTTAATGTACTCACTACAAAATACACTACAATGGCACATTCTTCACCTTGGCAGTACGGCATCATCAGAGGTTTTGCCaaccgtacatgtacatgtgtagtagTTTACTGTGTGACAGCGACCAACAcctgaaacagaagacaattatcttattgaacagaaaacaggaaataacaattttgaaataaaaattctcaaacatttctttcaaaaaaattGATGTATAGAAATGTTAATAGAAAATAGTATTTACTGGTTGAAGTATTCTTGTTAGGTAAAATTAATATATCTATTtggaattgttttcatttaaaaaatggATAAGCCTTTTTTTAGTGTTTTGGTTTTGAACTCTTATTACAACTGAtgtatttacatacaaagtaacGGACAGAaacattcatgtatattttggtGTTAAAGGAAATGTCTGGTCACGTGTATTTCTGCCTTTTGTACACATGCATTGATTACTGCTAGCAACTTAGAATTTTGGTGATGAAATATCACCCTGGTAACTTATTCAGCTGTGAATCTTGTAAAGACACCCTTCTACACTGGATATATCATTTCCCACAATCTACCGATATTTGTCTCGAGACTATATGATTGTCAAGACAACAAGATTGTGAAAAATGTAATGTCAGCACCACACGTTTTCTCATAAATCCTTACAGGGAATTCTctaatggctgaacacatgtccagtgtggtaggtacatgtattgtctttacaaaatttcaaaagtttAGTCAATTAAGTTACTGAGGTGCAATATCATCACCCAAAATCACATAGCAGCAATCagtacaagtttactaaagGCAGAAGTAAATCTGCCTGGACTTTTCTCTCAATAAAGAGTCCCACATATTCATTTTGCAGAGAAAATTTTTGGAATTGATACAAACATTTTGTATCTCTTGGCAACATTTGAGAAATTTCCATACTACCATTGGAAAATTTGATAGGTGGATGCAGTATATGATTATGCACAATTTTTCATGGAAACAGAATTATTCTAACAGCTCACTTAAAGTGAATTCATGACTccttttatatacatgtattcaaactTTCAAAGGGGAAAACAATATTGGCAGGGTTacacatatcacaaataaagtGTTACTAATGGATGCTATTTTGTTCAAAGCATTGATCATATCCTACACTCTGGTAATGGCAAAGAAACACGATCACCTTCCaacagtaaaaaataaaaactggtaaaaacaaataacaaaaatgatATGAATGGTCATAACAAAGCAAACTGTGTGTTTTCTGAAACACTTATGAGAATGACACCGTTGGGTGATGTATTATATGATTTATCTCACGATTATATGCCATGTTTGTGTGACTCGAATTCTGGAATTCTTTTCTGCTTCAGGTGGTCATGACAATTATAATCCGACTGCAAGGTCTTCCTTGGGCTGCCAGTGCACTGGACATTCGGCATTACTTCAAAGGTTTGACTATTCCTGATGGTGGCGTCCACATTGTTGGTGGGGAAAGTGGGGATGCCTTCATTGCATTTGGAACAGATGAGGATGCCAGGAAGGCAATGATGTTAACAAACCAGCCACTGTGTGGCAGCAAGGTTACGTTGATGCTTAGCAGTAAGAATGAAATGCAAAATGTTATAGCCGCAAGTAGAGCAGCACAAGCCAGGAAACGTGGTGATCCATTTCAGGGTGCTCTTGAAGCGGCAGCAAATGAAGTTGTACCACCTGTTCAAGAAGAAAGAGGCCTTGATAGATCCAAAAGTTTCACCACAGATATGGAACCAGGGTCAGTCCATGGAGGATATCCACCAGCTGTAAGTGGACGACGTTCTTCTGATGTATCTATGTCATCATATGAACTTGGAAGATCTGAGTCTATTCCATATGGAAGACAGGAAGAGCCGCCATTCATGCACAGGTCACATGACCTGTCCTTAGATAGGCCTGGTCATGATAGACCAGGCCTTGATAGACCTCCACATGACAGAAGTTCTCATGGACAAGACAGGATGCCTTATAATCAACAAAATCCAATGTGGATGGAAGACAAGCCTGGTTTCCCCTATGACAAAAGGGACATATTGAATGAGCCTATGCCTGTACATGGACGACCAGGTGAGCCACCTTTTATGGGAAGAATGGGAGAACCTCCAACAAGAGATGCAGCGCCACCAAGACGTGGCTCATATTATTCAGATAGACCAGACAGACCAGATCGACCCGACAGACCTGATAGACCCCATGATCATCAACCAAACAGAGATGCAGATCCACTTGCAACTCTTGGAGGTTCAAGTGAACAGTCTTTCAGAAATGGAAGATTTGAGAGGTCTTTTGATGATGAACCATATCGTAGTAGAAGGTTTGAAGAGACTCAGAGCACAGCTAGGCCAGATGAAGCAGCTTTGAGAAGTCACAGGTTTGATGAAAGGCCAGACATGGATGCTTTTAACAGTGGACCAGGTGATCGTGAAAGACGTCGAGCAAGCCAAGAAGGAAGGTTTGGTGATGGCCCACCCTTTGATCAAGGCAGAGGAGGAAGTCAGTATCACAGCTCATCCAACAGATTCAGTGAAGAAAGACAAAGTCGACACGAGGGTAGATCAAGGTTTGAGCAGTCAGGCCCCAGATCTACAGATAGACCATTTGAAGTAGACAGACGTGGAAGGCCGCCACATGGAAGATCAGACCAACCACCAAACATTCACGAGAtgcgtggtggtggtggtggcagtggaaTGGGTTCATTGCTTGTTGGGCTTCCTTATGCTGTATCTGAAGAAGACATCGCCAAATTTTTTGCAGGGCTGATGATTGAAAGAGATGGCATCTTCATAGGAGCCGACAGAGATGGGAAGAGGACGGGAGAAGCATTTGTAAAGTTCAGTAGTCGTAGGGATCATGAAGAATCTCTGAAAcgaaataaacaatacattggTTCCCGGTATGTTAATGTTCAACCTTGTCATGAAAGAGATTGGCTGATGAGGTTAGAAGGTGGTGGACCAAAATACAGAAGACATCCTGATTCTTATCCTGGACCAATGGGTAGTTCACGTGATTCAAGACGAGGCAGGTCAAGGTCACCTGTCAGAGACACTCTTTGTGTTAGTCTGCAAGGAATTCCATTTCATGCTGATAAACGTCTGATAATGGAATTCTTTCATGGAATAAATATCACAGACGATGACATCTTTCTCGAAAAGAATGATAGGGGACAGGCAAGTGGCATGGCCTGTATTGAGTTCAAGAACGTCCATGATTTCAGAAATGCTTTGGAGAAAAATAGACAGTATTTGGGATCAAGATACATAACAGTCATTGCTATCGGTAAAGATGAAATGCGGTCAAGGATGAAAGCACGTGACAAGTGGTCACATGAGAATGAGACACCACCACTTGCTAATCTTAGTGGAAGTACGAAATCACCCCCTTCAAACACTGAAACTGAAAAAACTAGCTCTGAAGAAAAGGAAAAGGAGCCTAAAAATGGCTCAGATAGGAGTAATGAGGAAAAACCATCTGTTGATGGAAATGCAGAAGTATGTATTCATTTGAAAAATGTACCATACTTAGCCAACAATCAAGATATCCTACAGTTTTTAGCAGGCATTCCAGTACCTCAACAAAGTATACATAGAATTTATAATGATAAAGGACAAACAACTGGGGAAGCCTTTGTAGAGTTTTATACACTTGAGCATGCAAAGCTAGGAGCAGAAAGAAACAATCAACGCATTAAAGAGAGACCAATATATATTGATAGAGTCACCAAGGCAGATATGGACAAACGGTTGAAGGAAAATGAACCCTGTTTAAAACTTGCACACGAGAAGAGAGCGACAGCAATGGCAGCGACAGCAATGGTAGCAGGTGTGGGTCAACCACCATTACTTGCAACCCCGCCTGTATTTAATCCTCTTTTGGTTGGAGGTATGAGAAGAAGGGAATGGCCAAGACCACCTGAGATGATGGGACCCGGAGGTCATCAAAGAGAGGGTGGGTATGATAGAAGGGATAATGAACAGGGAAGCGAAAGTGTAGGTGGTAGTTCCTGTGTGGTAGGAGCTACTAACCTTCCGTTTAGTGCTACTATACCAGAAATTGTGGATTTCTTTCATGGATATGGGGCTAAACCAGACTCTTTCCGGATTCACCTCAACGATGCAGGCCAACCAACAGGAGACGCTCTGGTAGCCTTTGAGACCCCACAACAGGCTATCAGAGCTCTCAGAGAGCTTCACAACAAGCCCATGGGACCAAGGAGGGTACAGCTGTATCTAGCTTAAAACAGGTACTTACAGCCAGATAGCCAAAtgatgtcaagtcaagtcatcTGGTCAGACAAAACTCAACAAGTCTGACAGGTGTGACGCGACTCTGAATGGCTGTCATGAActaaaccaaaaaaaaacaaaccacaaatttgaaagaaatcaaattgcaAGTACACAAATTTCAGTCTATTCTGGCCTCTCATGCAATTCATACTGTTCCTCTCACCCAGCTTAAGGTGTTGGCCTGCTTTGTAAAGATGCATCATGGTAACATAAAATATTGACTTAATCAATCAATAGCATAATTTGACCTTTAAAGCTGTAATTGTACATTCTATGTGGTAAGTATATCTAcaaattttgaatgaaactttTCATATGCCCCAGGTGCACAGCACATAGGATCTCTGGTgtgacatgtgtgtgtgtgtacagggGAAGGGTGTTAATTGGGATCTTTTGCCAATATCGATGATTTCCTTTTGCTGTAGATAGTGTGAATATGCATGTCTCTATTATATAGAAGACTGCATCTTAGTATTATGCAGTTTAATAGTagtttttgatatttattgatAGTATTTGAATCTAAAAGCTTACTTTCTGGCGATAAAAGTCTACTTACTTGCAAGTCTGATATTTCACAAGTCTTTGTACACAGTATAGATATATGCCACAATGTCAGAGATTCATTACACTGATGTCTTCAGAACAAATTTTATGTGTATTAACACAGGCCCTCTATGGTAGAGATATGATATGTCATAGAGATAAAATATgatgtgatagagggactttggtaaTACTGACAGTAAGCCAGGATGGCATAAGTTCTCGAAATATCTGTATAATTTGACACATGCACTGTTTTATGCTACATAAGGCActtggtgtgtgtgtgcacatgggGCATGTAAATAACACAAATCGTAATTACCCCAGATATTCTGTaatatttttctgagattttacGTTGAAGTCATGATAATTATTTGAGATATGAAATTACAgctttaaagtcaaaaacttcTTCATAAATCTGCTTGTTTCCTTTCAACTTTCCAGTTCCTTGCCaagttatcaaattattttccaTCAAAACATGCACATTTAACACTAGCTTTTGACTTCCAATTGTCTATATTTGCAAAGGCATCAATTCCATTACCATTGTGGCATTTGTTGTGGTAAAAGGTCAAAATATGTATGACGAAAGGCACGGTAGCTGTAAGTATTGGCTGCTTAACTTTGGGGAAACAATCAACTAAAGACTGACCAAAACTTAGTCATTCAAGAGATACTGTTCTCTTTAATCACTTTCAGGAATGTTTGCATTGTCATTAATCACAGTGAAGCAAATTGATATTCAAAGACTAACTCCATAAACTTCAATATTAGGTgcaaaattgtgtaaaatttcaaatgtctGATATGAGCTTATATTATAGATATATAGCATATTGATATCacttaaaattgtaaaatatgtgtGGCTTGATCACATAGGGACAACACACCCTTTAAATGAACCATTATCACATTAAAGTAAAGGTTAAATCTCCATTTTGAGATGTAAGAAGTTGCCAAGCCTTACAGATACTGTGGCTTTCATTGTACACCTTTGActacaaagaaagaaaaaaaactctAAGTTTCAAACATCTTtctgaaaattaaaatgaaaagagAGAAAACGATGTGTTTATGTCCCCTTCAGAAAAAGATAGCAgagaatttacaaaataatgtttaaaATACATACTTGGATATTAATACCCCAATTAAAAAAACCAGATTTAATGCCCATCTTCACTTCTATTTTTTAGTTCAGCTGATGAAGTGGATTTATAAGTGAGCTGCAGGTATGGCACACCATGACTGGCTTAGACTAACACTCATAGCTACACTTTTCATATCAATCTATGGTGATACCATTTCAGAAAAATGAGAGtcatttacaaatatacatgtttttttcttcttttgtgTCATCAGGTACTAGATTCGGCGGCGGTTACTGAAGCTCTGCAGACGTTTTGAAACCAAGAAAAGTGATTCAAACATAATCAGTCCTTCCAAATATTCTTTTAGTTTTACACACAGTTGTCTTGGACCATCAGATGTAAACATAAAAATGCTGCCATGTTAACTTAAACTATATGTACTGATGCAGTGTCTTGAGTTGTTGTGTCCTCTAGTGATACAAACCTGTTCACCATGTGTGGTTGCTTTTCAGTACAGTCAATTTAATCTTTGCAACATCTCTTTGCAAACAGCTAGTCATGCAAGGACTTATCTATCAACAACCTCAGTCCACTTTGTCTTTCAAACCTATGAAATAGTTTCTTCATGCAC
This portion of the Glandiceps talaboti chromosome 7, keGlaTala1.1, whole genome shotgun sequence genome encodes:
- the LOC144437383 gene encoding RNA-binding protein 12-like isoform X2 gives rise to the protein MTIIIRLQGLPWAASALDIRHYFKGLTIPDGGVHIVGGESGDAFIAFGTDEDARKAMMLTNQPLCGSKVTLMLSSKNEMQNVIAASRAAQARKRGDPFQGALEAAANEVVPPVQEERGLDRSKSFTTDMEPGSVHGGYPPAVSGRRSSDVSMSSYELGRSESIPYGRQEEPPFMHRSHDLSLDRPGHDRPGLDRPPHDRSSHGQDRMPYNQQNPMWMEDKPGFPYDKRDILNEPMPVHGRPGEPPFMGRMGEPPTRDAAPPRRGSYYSDRPDRPDRPDRPDRPHDHQPNRDADPLATLGGSSEQSFRNGRFERSFDDEPYRSRRFEETQSTARPDEAALRSHRFDERPDMDAFNSGPGDRERRRASQEGRFGDGPPFDQGRGGSQYHSSSNRFSEERQSRHEGRSRFEQSGPRSTDRPFEVDRRGRPPHGRSDQPPNIHEMRGGGGGSGMGSLLVGLPYAVSEEDIAKFFAGLMIERDGIFIGADRDGKRTGEAFVKFSSRRDHEESLKRNKQYIGSRYVNVQPCHERDWLMRLEGGGPKYRRHPDSYPGPMGSSRDSRRGRSRSPVRDTLCVSLQGIPFHADKRLIMEFFHGINITDDDIFLEKNDRGQASGMACIEFKNVHDFRNALEKNRQYLGSRYITVIAIGKDEMRSRMKARDKWSHENETPPLANLSGSTKSPPSNTETEKTSSEEKEKEPKNGSDRSNEEKPSVDGNAEVCIHLKNVPYLANNQDILQFLAGIPVPQQSIHRIYNDKGQTTGEAFVEFYTLEHAKLGAERNNQRIKERPIYIDRVTKADMDKRLKENEPCLKLAHEKRATAMAATAMVAGVGQPPLLATPPVFNPLLVGGMRRREWPRPPEMMGPGGHQREGTRFGGGY
- the LOC144437383 gene encoding RNA-binding protein 12-like isoform X1, translated to MTIIIRLQGLPWAASALDIRHYFKGLTIPDGGVHIVGGESGDAFIAFGTDEDARKAMMLTNQPLCGSKVTLMLSSKNEMQNVIAASRAAQARKRGDPFQGALEAAANEVVPPVQEERGLDRSKSFTTDMEPGSVHGGYPPAVSGRRSSDVSMSSYELGRSESIPYGRQEEPPFMHRSHDLSLDRPGHDRPGLDRPPHDRSSHGQDRMPYNQQNPMWMEDKPGFPYDKRDILNEPMPVHGRPGEPPFMGRMGEPPTRDAAPPRRGSYYSDRPDRPDRPDRPDRPHDHQPNRDADPLATLGGSSEQSFRNGRFERSFDDEPYRSRRFEETQSTARPDEAALRSHRFDERPDMDAFNSGPGDRERRRASQEGRFGDGPPFDQGRGGSQYHSSSNRFSEERQSRHEGRSRFEQSGPRSTDRPFEVDRRGRPPHGRSDQPPNIHEMRGGGGGSGMGSLLVGLPYAVSEEDIAKFFAGLMIERDGIFIGADRDGKRTGEAFVKFSSRRDHEESLKRNKQYIGSRYVNVQPCHERDWLMRLEGGGPKYRRHPDSYPGPMGSSRDSRRGRSRSPVRDTLCVSLQGIPFHADKRLIMEFFHGINITDDDIFLEKNDRGQASGMACIEFKNVHDFRNALEKNRQYLGSRYITVIAIGKDEMRSRMKARDKWSHENETPPLANLSGSTKSPPSNTETEKTSSEEKEKEPKNGSDRSNEEKPSVDGNAEVCIHLKNVPYLANNQDILQFLAGIPVPQQSIHRIYNDKGQTTGEAFVEFYTLEHAKLGAERNNQRIKERPIYIDRVTKADMDKRLKENEPCLKLAHEKRATAMAATAMVAGVGQPPLLATPPVFNPLLVGGMRRREWPRPPEMMGPGGHQREGGYDRRDNEQGSESVGGSSCVVGATNLPFSATIPEIVDFFHGYGAKPDSFRIHLNDAGQPTGDALVAFETPQQAIRALRELHNKPMGPRRVQLYLA